The following proteins are encoded in a genomic region of bacterium:
- a CDS encoding M20/M25/M40 family metallo-hydrolase, with protein sequence MIDRMKEKALKEALVGLRDWSEDFLARLVAVPTVNPPGREYHRLVAELGAEMEKLGIGLVVLFPTEAEVRRLYPESEGLPRPNLLGRLRLGRKKTLHLNGHYDVVPPGEGWTRDPFVLGRDGEWLRGRGAGDMKGTITAHLAALAALNKIGLEPSCDLEFSYVPDEESGGACGLGWLAGRGVLKADAGLFEGHSGPALTIANKGVLWLEIEVRGRSGHASRPYEGVNAFAGAVAVARGLLDAEPELCAAKSDLPVARPEDARGAMTLGGKITSATAKVNVIPGKVSFTVDRRLLPEEDPERVQAEIEARARKALPAEEGLTLVVRRLQLAPAVVCHADSEVANAQAGARDKVYGKKPPRRL encoded by the coding sequence ATGATTGACCGGATGAAAGAAAAGGCGCTAAAGGAAGCCCTCGTCGGGCTCCGGGACTGGTCCGAGGACTTCCTGGCCCGGCTGGTGGCCGTGCCCACGGTCAACCCCCCCGGACGGGAGTATCACCGCCTGGTCGCGGAATTGGGCGCCGAGATGGAGAAGCTGGGAATCGGTCTGGTGGTGCTATTCCCCACCGAGGCCGAGGTGCGCCGGCTGTACCCGGAATCGGAAGGCCTCCCCCGGCCCAACCTCCTGGGCCGCCTCCGCCTCGGCCGGAAGAAGACCCTCCACCTCAACGGCCACTACGACGTGGTCCCGCCCGGCGAGGGCTGGACGCGGGACCCCTTCGTGCTCGGGCGCGACGGCGAGTGGCTGCGCGGCCGCGGCGCCGGGGACATGAAGGGGACCATCACCGCCCACCTCGCCGCCCTGGCGGCCCTCAATAAAATCGGGCTCGAGCCGTCCTGCGACCTCGAGTTCAGCTACGTCCCCGACGAGGAATCGGGTGGGGCCTGCGGCCTCGGATGGCTGGCGGGACGAGGCGTCCTGAAGGCGGACGCCGGCCTGTTCGAGGGGCACTCCGGCCCGGCGCTCACCATCGCCAACAAGGGGGTCCTCTGGCTGGAGATTGAAGTCCGGGGCCGCTCGGGGCACGCCAGCCGCCCCTACGAGGGGGTCAACGCCTTCGCCGGGGCCGTGGCCGTGGCCCGCGGTCTCCTGGACGCGGAGCCCGAGCTCTGCGCCGCAAAGAGCGACCTGCCCGTCGCTCGGCCCGAGGACGCCCGCGGCGCGATGACCCTCGGCGGGAAAATCACCAGCGCGACGGCGAAGGTCAACGTCATTCCGGGGAAGGTCTCCTTCACCGTGGACCGCCGCCTCTTGCCCGAGGAGGACCCGGAGCGGGTCCAGGCCGAAATCGAGGCCCGCGCCCGGAAGGCCCTCCCCGCCGAGGAGGGGTTGACCCTCGTGGTGCGGCGGCTCCAGCTCGCCCCCGCCGTCGTCTGTCACGCAGATTCAGAGGTAGCGAACGCCCAGGCCGGAGCCCGCGACAAAGTGTACGGGAAAAAGCCCCCGCGTCGGTTGA
- a CDS encoding cation-efflux pump, translating to MDAVADSRAKKGVTWIGAGINLVLTGAKFAAGILGHSAAMVSDAVHSLSDLVSDVVVLFGIRLSDRPADEGHPYGHGRFETMAAFILGLILIGVAVWLGLAGLEKIHHPVPTVPSWIAAVAALVSIVVKEWLFRWTRRVARRTGSKAVEANAWHHRSDALSSVVALVAIVGAILLPQWNFLDPVGSIIVALMIGVVGFKIILNAARELIDSGVERELRERMGELTAEVKGVRDVRRICARHMGNLTVADLVIAVDPEMDVFQAHRITEFIEANLHKHLPRLGSVFVHVEPLTEPELLDGRRNAEIRRAVEESCRTIPGLAGFHDLRLHRRASGVALDIHVELDGGLPLTDAHRVADEVKRCLEELEGVDAVLVHLDSERDKD from the coding sequence ATGGACGCTGTCGCCGATAGCCGCGCCAAGAAAGGTGTCACCTGGATCGGGGCCGGGATCAACCTGGTCCTGACCGGGGCCAAGTTCGCCGCCGGCATCCTCGGCCACTCGGCGGCCATGGTCTCCGACGCCGTCCACTCCTTATCCGACCTGGTTTCCGACGTCGTCGTCCTCTTCGGCATCCGGCTGTCGGACCGGCCCGCCGACGAGGGACACCCCTACGGCCACGGCCGCTTCGAGACTATGGCGGCCTTCATCCTGGGGTTGATCCTCATCGGCGTCGCGGTCTGGTTGGGTTTGGCGGGGCTGGAGAAGATCCACCACCCCGTGCCCACCGTGCCGTCCTGGATCGCCGCGGTCGCGGCCCTGGTCTCGATCGTGGTGAAGGAATGGCTCTTCCGCTGGACGCGTCGCGTGGCCCGCAGAACGGGGTCGAAAGCCGTCGAGGCCAACGCCTGGCACCACCGCTCCGACGCCCTCTCCAGCGTGGTGGCCCTCGTCGCCATCGTCGGGGCCATCCTCCTCCCGCAGTGGAACTTCCTCGACCCCGTGGGCTCGATCATCGTCGCGCTGATGATCGGGGTGGTGGGCTTTAAGATCATCCTGAACGCCGCCCGGGAGCTCATCGACTCCGGCGTCGAGCGGGAACTCCGAGAGCGGATGGGCGAGCTGACCGCCGAGGTAAAGGGGGTCCGGGACGTCCGCCGCATCTGCGCCCGGCACATGGGCAACCTCACCGTGGCGGACCTCGTCATCGCCGTGGATCCGGAAATGGACGTGTTCCAGGCGCACCGCATCACCGAGTTCATCGAGGCCAACCTCCACAAGCACCTGCCGCGCCTGGGCAGCGTCTTCGTCCACGTCGAGCCCCTGACCGAGCCGGAGCTTCTGGACGGCCGGCGCAACGCCGAAATCCGCCGCGCCGTGGAGGAGTCCTGCCGCACCATCCCCGGGCTGGCCGGTTTCCACGACCTCCGGCTCCACCGACGCGCCTCGGGGGTGGCCCTGGACATCCACGTCGAGCTCGACGGCGGCCTCCCCCTCACCGACGCCCACCGGGTGGCCGACGAGGTGAAGCGCTGCCTCGAGGAGCTCGAGGGTGTGGATGCGGTCCTGGTCCACCTGGACTCCGAGAGGGATAAAGACTGA